One segment of Paenibacillus antri DNA contains the following:
- a CDS encoding tripartite tricarboxylate transporter TctB family protein has product MSKTFSRIVSIALFVLGAAFLMESGRISESAYGSNVGPNLFPMGLGILLMLLCVRLFYETFRYPKEEGEPSVKLDYKRFLMILGAALLYAMLLQPLGYLITTFAFLTFSFQVMEKGKLWKSLAIAAAFAFGVYFLFVGVLEGSLPGLPVWFR; this is encoded by the coding sequence ATGAGCAAAACGTTCAGCCGGATCGTCAGCATCGCGCTGTTCGTCCTTGGGGCGGCTTTCCTTATGGAGAGCGGACGGATTTCGGAAAGCGCGTACGGGAGCAACGTCGGTCCGAATCTGTTTCCGATGGGGCTCGGCATTCTGCTGATGCTGCTATGCGTCCGATTGTTTTATGAAACGTTCCGGTATCCGAAAGAGGAAGGCGAGCCTTCGGTCAAGCTCGACTATAAACGATTTCTTATGATTTTGGGGGCGGCGCTGCTTTATGCGATGCTGCTGCAACCGCTCGGTTATTTGATTACGACCTTCGCGTTCCTGACGTTTAGTTTTCAGGTGATGGAGAAGGGGAAGTTATGGAAAAGCTTGGCCATAGCCGCCGCTTTCGCGTTCGGAGTGTATTTCTTATTCGTTGGCGTGCTGGAAGGCTCGCTGCCGGGCCTCCCGGTCTGGTTCCGGTAA
- a CDS encoding co-chaperone GroES translates to MLKPLGDRVVIEPLKQEDRTESGIVLPEKAKEKPMRGVVAAVGRGRIENGKTISPDVKVGDLVLYNKYAGTEIKYDQKELLIMRESDVLGILEPSKEKELVHNG, encoded by the coding sequence ATGTTGAAGCCTCTAGGCGACCGTGTCGTAATTGAACCCCTGAAACAGGAGGACCGAACCGAAAGCGGCATCGTGCTACCGGAGAAGGCGAAGGAGAAGCCGATGCGAGGCGTGGTCGCGGCCGTCGGCCGAGGGCGGATCGAGAACGGAAAGACGATTTCGCCGGACGTGAAGGTCGGCGATCTGGTGCTCTACAACAAATACGCGGGCACCGAAATCAAGTACGATCAGAAAGAATTGCTCATTATGAGAGAATCCGATGTGTTAGGCATTCTGGAGCCTTCGAAGGAAAAGGAGCTGGTCCACAATGGCTAA
- a CDS encoding NAD-dependent malic enzyme, whose amino-acid sequence MAGPTSASTTIVLRLEIDKEKATFGNIATAIGEAGGDIVAVDVNRPGRTTTVRDITVNVMDSQQSKAIERVLNDMDGVQVLQVSDQTFLLHLGGKIEVTPKIAIKTRDDLSRVYTPGVARVCTAIHEQPSRAHSLTIKRNTIAVVSDGSAVLGLGNIGPLAAMPVMEGKAMLFKQLAGVDAFPICLDTQDTEEIIRTIKLIAPAFGGINLEDISSPRCFEIEERLTQELDIPVFHDDQHGTAVVLLAGLYNAVKVVRKRLEDCKVVLCGVGAAGIACTKILLAAGVRNIIGVDRDGALVRGKSYAHGAWTWYAEHTNPNGEAGSLSDVIDGADIFIGVSGPGALKPGDVKRMAPDPIVFAMANPTPEISPEEAEGYVRVMATGRSDYPNQINNVLCFPGLFRGVLNCRASRVTERMKLAAAQAIASVVTSEELNEHYIIPSVFNQSVADRVKDAVMAAAIEDGVARRRPR is encoded by the coding sequence ATGGCGGGTCCGACTAGCGCAAGCACCACGATCGTATTGAGGTTGGAAATCGACAAGGAGAAGGCGACGTTCGGCAACATCGCGACGGCGATCGGGGAAGCGGGCGGCGATATCGTCGCCGTCGACGTGAATCGGCCGGGACGAACGACGACCGTTCGCGATATTACGGTGAACGTCATGGATTCACAACAAAGCAAGGCGATCGAACGGGTTTTGAACGATATGGACGGCGTACAAGTATTGCAGGTGTCCGACCAGACGTTCCTGCTGCATCTCGGAGGTAAAATCGAAGTGACGCCGAAAATCGCCATCAAGACGCGCGACGATTTATCCCGCGTCTATACGCCGGGCGTCGCGCGGGTGTGCACCGCGATCCACGAACAACCGAGCCGGGCGCACTCGCTGACGATCAAGCGAAACACGATCGCCGTCGTATCCGACGGTTCGGCGGTGCTCGGACTCGGGAATATCGGTCCGCTGGCCGCCATGCCCGTCATGGAAGGGAAAGCGATGCTGTTTAAGCAGCTGGCGGGCGTGGACGCGTTCCCGATTTGCTTGGACACGCAGGATACCGAGGAAATCATTCGAACCATCAAGCTGATCGCGCCGGCGTTCGGCGGCATCAACCTGGAGGACATCTCGTCGCCCCGCTGCTTCGAGATCGAAGAACGGTTGACGCAAGAGCTGGATATTCCCGTCTTTCACGACGACCAACACGGCACCGCCGTCGTTCTGCTGGCGGGATTGTATAACGCCGTGAAGGTCGTGAGGAAACGGCTGGAGGATTGCAAGGTCGTCCTCTGCGGCGTCGGCGCGGCGGGCATCGCCTGCACGAAAATTTTGCTTGCCGCGGGGGTACGCAATATCATCGGAGTCGATCGGGACGGCGCGCTCGTTCGCGGGAAATCGTACGCGCACGGCGCCTGGACATGGTATGCGGAGCATACGAATCCGAACGGGGAAGCCGGATCGTTGTCGGACGTCATCGACGGCGCGGACATATTCATCGGCGTATCCGGCCCGGGCGCGTTGAAGCCGGGGGACGTGAAACGAATGGCTCCGGATCCGATCGTCTTCGCCATGGCGAACCCGACGCCGGAAATTTCGCCGGAGGAGGCGGAAGGGTACGTGCGCGTCATGGCGACCGGCCGATCCGATTACCCTAATCAGATCAATAACGTGTTGTGCTTCCCGGGGCTGTTCCGAGGAGTGCTCAATTGCAGAGCTTCGCGCGTGACGGAACGAATGAAATTGGCCGCGGCGCAAGCGATCGCCTCCGTCGTCACGAGCGAAGAATTGAACGAGCACTATATTATCCCGAGCGTGTTCAACCAATCGGTGGCGGATCGGGTGAAGGACGCAGTCATGGCTGCGGCGATCGAAGACGGCGTGGCGCGCCGTCGGCCGCGATAA
- a CDS encoding AEC family transporter produces the protein MSVLLLIVQEVMVPFFLLAGLGAFLQRRLRFDMGTLSKLLNVYLLPAVCFVKLFDSSIDAALAGATIGFWLLLNATLSLLSAAAVKAVRIGKEDADVVQNSFILSNQGNYGLPVSELVFAQHPLGVSVQVIISVIQNVFTYTFGTFRMIPGKGKQLAAALAEHTVRLPVIYAMLGAAALRMLDVRIPAILWEPVAGVSDAFFAIALLTLGAQLANVQALSLGRSVLLGTIGRLLFAPVVAFALIRGFGWDGVFAQALFMASAYPVSRNSSLIALEYGRSPELAAQLVAVTTAISCVTVTAVISLALYIW, from the coding sequence ATGAGCGTCCTGCTTCTGATCGTGCAAGAGGTGATGGTCCCGTTCTTCTTGTTAGCCGGACTGGGCGCCTTCTTGCAACGACGGCTCCGCTTCGACATGGGAACGTTGTCCAAGCTATTAAATGTGTATTTGCTGCCGGCGGTATGCTTCGTAAAGCTGTTTGACAGCTCGATCGACGCGGCGCTTGCCGGAGCTACGATCGGTTTCTGGTTGTTGTTGAACGCGACGCTCAGCCTCCTCTCCGCCGCGGCGGTCAAGGCGGTTCGCATCGGGAAGGAAGACGCGGACGTCGTCCAGAACAGCTTCATCCTAAGCAACCAAGGGAATTACGGATTGCCCGTCAGCGAGCTCGTATTCGCGCAGCATCCGCTCGGCGTCTCCGTACAGGTCATCATTTCCGTGATTCAAAATGTGTTTACGTACACCTTCGGCACGTTCCGGATGATTCCCGGCAAAGGCAAACAGCTGGCGGCGGCCCTCGCCGAGCATACCGTTCGGCTTCCGGTCATCTATGCGATGCTGGGCGCGGCGGCCCTTCGAATGCTGGACGTTCGAATCCCGGCGATTCTATGGGAACCTGTCGCAGGGGTATCGGACGCGTTCTTCGCGATCGCCTTGTTGACGCTCGGGGCGCAGCTGGCGAACGTTCAAGCGCTAAGCTTGGGCCGATCGGTCCTGCTGGGCACGATCGGACGGCTGCTGTTCGCGCCGGTCGTCGCGTTCGCGCTGATCCGCGGTTTCGGCTGGGACGGCGTGTTCGCTCAAGCGTTATTCATGGCTAGCGCGTACCCGGTTTCCCGGAACAGTTCGTTGATCGCTTTGGAATACGGCCGAAGTCCGGAGCTGGCCGCGCAATTGGTGGCGGTCACGACCGCAATCAGCTGCGTTACGGTGACGGCGGTCATCTCGTTGGCGTTGTATATTTGGTAA
- a CDS encoding HPr family phosphocarrier protein: MSGIETRAIVDINKEANRFRSSIVLRWDGKVIDAKSILGLSLTLLGSQSYALEIHGPDEVEAKAAMLAVFRKHHLAIETM, encoded by the coding sequence ATGAGCGGAATCGAAACGCGGGCGATCGTGGACATCAACAAGGAGGCGAACCGTTTCCGATCCAGCATCGTACTGAGATGGGACGGGAAGGTTATCGACGCGAAGAGCATCCTGGGGTTAAGCTTGACGTTGTTGGGATCTCAGAGCTACGCGCTGGAGATCCACGGACCGGACGAGGTCGAGGCGAAAGCCGCCATGCTTGCGGTATTTCGCAAGCATCATCTTGCAATCGAGACAATGTAA
- the groL gene encoding chaperonin GroEL (60 kDa chaperone family; promotes refolding of misfolded polypeptides especially under stressful conditions; forms two stacked rings of heptamers to form a barrel-shaped 14mer; ends can be capped by GroES; misfolded proteins enter the barrel where they are refolded when GroES binds) → MAKQILFSEASRQKMLRGVDALADAVKVTLGPKGRNVVLEKKFGSPLITNDGVTIAKEIELEDPFENMGAKLVKEVATKTNDVAGDGTTTATVLAQAMIREGLKNVTSGASPIGIRRGIEKAVRVAVEEIRNISKAVETKEEIAQVASISAADEEIGRMIAEAMEAVGRDGVITVEESKGFTTELETVEGMQFDRGYISPYMVTDSDKMEAVLDNPFILITDKKVSNVQELLPVLEKVMKAGRPLLLIAEDVEGEALATLVVNKLRGTFTCVAVKAPGFGDRRKAMLQDIATLTGGQTITQELGLELKSAELDQLGTARQVRVAKETTTIVDGGGAKQDIDARVQQIKRQIEETTSDFDREKLQERLAKLSGGVAVVKVGAATETELKEKKLRIEDALNATRAAVEEGIVSGGGVALVNAVKAVESIKTDAEDEATGVRIVLRALEAPLRAIVQNAGVDGSVVVERIKREPVGVGYNAATGEWTNMIESGIVDPAKVTRSALQNAASVAAMFLTTEAVVSDKPEPKKSNPSPADHDM, encoded by the coding sequence ATGGCTAAACAAATTTTATTCAGCGAAGCGTCTCGTCAGAAAATGCTGCGCGGCGTCGACGCGTTGGCCGACGCGGTGAAGGTGACGCTCGGGCCGAAAGGGCGCAACGTCGTGCTCGAGAAGAAGTTCGGCTCGCCTCTCATCACGAACGACGGCGTCACGATCGCCAAGGAGATCGAGTTGGAGGACCCGTTCGAGAACATGGGCGCGAAGCTCGTGAAGGAGGTCGCCACGAAGACGAACGACGTCGCGGGCGACGGCACGACGACGGCGACGGTGCTGGCGCAAGCGATGATCCGCGAGGGCCTCAAGAATGTCACCTCCGGCGCGAGCCCGATCGGAATCCGACGCGGCATCGAGAAGGCGGTGCGCGTCGCCGTCGAAGAAATCCGGAACATCTCGAAGGCGGTCGAGACGAAGGAGGAGATCGCGCAGGTCGCCTCCATCTCGGCGGCGGACGAAGAGATCGGCCGCATGATCGCGGAGGCGATGGAGGCGGTCGGAAGGGACGGCGTCATCACCGTAGAAGAGTCGAAGGGGTTCACGACCGAGCTCGAAACCGTAGAGGGCATGCAGTTCGATCGCGGTTACATTTCGCCGTACATGGTGACCGACTCCGATAAGATGGAGGCGGTGCTGGACAACCCGTTCATTCTTATTACCGACAAGAAGGTGTCGAACGTCCAGGAGCTGCTGCCCGTGCTCGAGAAGGTGATGAAGGCGGGCAGGCCGCTGCTCCTGATCGCCGAAGACGTCGAAGGGGAGGCGCTCGCGACGCTCGTCGTCAACAAGCTGCGCGGCACGTTCACCTGCGTCGCCGTGAAGGCGCCGGGCTTCGGCGATCGCCGCAAGGCGATGCTGCAGGATATCGCGACGCTCACCGGCGGGCAGACGATCACGCAAGAGCTCGGACTGGAGCTGAAGAGCGCGGAGCTCGACCAGCTCGGGACGGCGCGACAGGTGCGCGTCGCGAAGGAGACGACGACGATCGTCGACGGCGGCGGCGCGAAGCAAGACATCGATGCGCGCGTACAGCAGATCAAGAGGCAGATCGAGGAGACGACGTCGGATTTCGACCGCGAGAAGCTGCAGGAGCGCCTCGCGAAGCTCTCTGGCGGCGTAGCCGTCGTGAAGGTGGGCGCGGCGACGGAGACGGAGCTGAAGGAGAAGAAGCTGCGCATCGAAGACGCGCTGAACGCGACGAGAGCGGCGGTGGAGGAAGGCATCGTCTCGGGCGGAGGCGTCGCGCTTGTGAATGCGGTCAAGGCCGTGGAATCGATCAAGACGGACGCCGAGGACGAAGCGACCGGCGTCAGAATCGTGCTGCGCGCCCTGGAAGCGCCGCTTCGCGCGATCGTTCAGAACGCCGGCGTGGACGGCTCGGTCGTCGTCGAACGCATCAAGCGCGAACCGGTCGGAGTCGGCTACAACGCTGCCACCGGCGAATGGACGAATATGATCGAGAGCGGCATCGTCGATCCGGCGAAGGTGACCCGATCGGCGCTGCAGAACGCCGCCTCGGTCGCCGCGATGTTCCTCACGACGGAGGCCGTCGTCAGCGACAAGCCGGAGCCGAAGAAATCGAATCCGTCGCCGGCCGATCACGATATGTAA
- a CDS encoding tripartite tricarboxylate transporter permease yields MDTIQFLMNGFAEALQWHNLVFAFVGVLIGTAVGVLPGIGPMSGVALLIPVTASLTAGQEPESAAASAIILLAGVYYGAMYGGSTTSILLNTPGESSSVVTALDGYQLARQGRAGSALAIAAIGSFVAGIVALVGLVALAQPLSAVALSFGPAEYFSLMLLGLCAVSGLAGKSMTKALLMTVLGLLLATIGIDSVSGVARFTYGIPVLYSGLEFLTIAVGLFALGEVFKTILERENGGGTIAKVGRILPTRQDLKDSGGPILRGSILGFFIGILPGAGATLASFFSYIMEKKISKHPKKFGHGAIEGVAAPESANNGASGGALIPLLTLGIPGSGTTAILMGALIMYNVQPGPLLFTDHPTIAWGLIASMFIGNLMLLVLNMPLVKVFAKIIDTPAKYLLPIIIAISIFGVYAVQYTTFDLLLLIGCGVVGYFLSKHDFPIAPLVLAIVLGPMIETNMRRALTISNGDFMIFLQKPVSVLFLAIAMLWMVVPLLLKSRGKNVIVSEEA; encoded by the coding sequence GTGGATACGATCCAATTTTTAATGAACGGCTTCGCCGAAGCGCTGCAATGGCATAATCTCGTCTTCGCCTTCGTCGGCGTGCTGATCGGGACGGCGGTCGGCGTGCTGCCGGGCATCGGACCGATGAGCGGGGTGGCGCTCCTCATCCCGGTCACCGCGTCGCTGACCGCCGGTCAGGAACCGGAATCCGCGGCGGCCAGCGCCATCATCCTGTTGGCCGGCGTCTACTACGGCGCCATGTACGGAGGGTCGACGACGTCGATTCTACTGAATACGCCGGGGGAGTCGTCTTCGGTCGTAACCGCGTTGGACGGATACCAGCTCGCGCGGCAAGGACGGGCGGGCTCGGCGCTCGCGATCGCGGCGATAGGCTCCTTCGTCGCCGGCATCGTGGCGCTCGTCGGACTCGTGGCGCTGGCGCAGCCGTTGTCGGCCGTCGCGTTGTCGTTCGGGCCGGCGGAATACTTTTCGCTCATGTTATTGGGTTTATGTGCGGTCAGCGGTCTCGCCGGAAAGTCGATGACGAAGGCGCTACTGATGACGGTGCTCGGGCTGCTGCTCGCGACGATCGGGATCGACAGCGTGTCCGGGGTGGCCCGCTTCACGTATGGTATCCCGGTACTATATTCCGGGTTGGAATTTTTGACGATCGCGGTCGGTTTGTTCGCGCTCGGGGAAGTGTTTAAGACGATTCTGGAACGAGAAAACGGCGGAGGAACGATCGCGAAGGTCGGACGCATCCTGCCGACGAGGCAGGATTTGAAGGACAGCGGCGGTCCGATTTTGCGAGGCTCCATCCTAGGCTTCTTCATCGGCATCTTGCCGGGCGCGGGAGCGACGCTCGCTTCTTTCTTCTCTTACATCATGGAGAAGAAAATCAGCAAACATCCGAAGAAGTTCGGCCATGGCGCCATCGAAGGCGTCGCCGCGCCGGAATCGGCGAATAACGGGGCGTCGGGCGGGGCGTTGATTCCGCTGCTGACTCTGGGCATCCCCGGTTCGGGCACGACGGCGATCTTAATGGGCGCGCTGATCATGTACAACGTCCAGCCGGGTCCGCTGTTATTCACGGATCACCCGACGATCGCTTGGGGGCTGATCGCAAGCATGTTTATCGGCAACTTGATGCTGCTCGTGCTGAACATGCCGCTCGTGAAAGTTTTCGCCAAAATTATCGACACGCCGGCCAAATATTTGCTGCCGATCATTATCGCGATCTCGATCTTCGGCGTATACGCGGTGCAGTATACGACGTTCGATCTATTGCTCTTGATCGGATGCGGCGTCGTCGGATATTTCTTATCGAAGCATGATTTCCCGATCGCCCCGCTTGTGTTGGCGATCGTGCTCGGACCGATGATCGAAACCAACATGAGGCGCGCGCTGACGATTTCCAACGGCGACTTCATGATTTTCCTTCAGAAGCCGGTTTCGGTCTTGTTCTTAGCGATCGCCATGCTGTGGATGGTCGTGCCGCTCCTGCTGAAGAGCAGAGGCAAGAACGTCATCGTAAGCGAAGAAGCATGA